One Podospora pseudopauciseta strain CBS 411.78 chromosome 5 map unlocalized CBS411.78m_5, whole genome shotgun sequence DNA window includes the following coding sequences:
- a CDS encoding uncharacterized protein (CAZy:GH115; EggNog:ENOG503NZD2; COG:G): MFATGVKGALWLAFSSVVAGLGQERIISPNATGSVLQIAGGSVSTGQILVAPDEYWGVVRAAHDLARDFGRVTGINYTVSNGEAGAAPITYTYNPINNKNNTFFSTLGTANFTGPDFSDPSPADTVIIAGTIGHSAIIDALIASGAVDVSETEGKWEAFTSQVVENPIPGIAKALVIAGADPRGTIYGIYDVSEQIGVSPWYFWADTPPKKSKNLYVIKNKKVQGSPTVKYRGFFLNDEQPALTNWVASHWEDTPYGPGYGPAFYGLIFEVLLRNRANYLWPALWATMFMVDDPGNQPLADAFEIVLGTSHTEPLMRAQNEFGKFYPLPWAYNENNETIDEYFRYGVQRAKPYARNSLWTVGMRGTGDTHIEGLGVEHIVEMLTVLVDNQRKIMAEGLEVEDVTTVPQAWCLYKEVMTYLFAGLEVPEDITLLWADDNWGNVRRLPLLNETERSGGAGVYYHFDYVGDTRSYKWINTNQLSKTTEQMHLSAARGADRIWIVNVGDMKALEVPISHYFDLAYDYKRWHKDSTEEWARLFATREYGPKHAVHIGDILERYGMLAGRRKFELIEPHVYSQINYGEADAVLYQWAELHKEAQAIYDDLPVEQQPTFFQTILHPIMAGEIVNKIQIGGARNMFYSGQKRNAANKVISEVLSWSSEDANLTRRWDALLDGKWKHFMDQTHLGFDGYWQQPMRNTLPAMVHVQTDFASLAGHVGIGVEGSNATVQGDDKYHPNSANQLSVPVMEPYGPITRYFDVFSRGTQDCAWTASPWQPWVKLSQYNGTVGPDTADTRVYITIDWAHPQINSSTVPINVTTPCRGMDRYGFGLPRVNVPVKLRSLPSNFTEGFVESDGHVSISGSHFKAIIPPKEESEWNRNNVTYEVFPHFGRTGSGVGMVPLNTEKLTVETAPALEYDVYFFSNHSAANVTLYISPALNYLGDYNPLEYAVALYPKGGDEKVVNVRPVGPTVGTGMPAGWQNAVADQVWGARGRYTTSIFEVPREGAYTLRIWALMPGVVVQKVVIDVGGVRESYFGPPESFSVGRDEVGGYNGTTILNEVDTIGGWKGDSKGGHGH; the protein is encoded by the exons ATGTTCGCTACGGGTGTGAAGGGAGCCCTTTGGCTCGCCTTCAGCTCCGTGGTGGCAGGTCTGGGCCAGGAACGCATTATTTCTCCTAATGCCACTGGTTCTGTTCTCCAGATTGCCGGCGGATCTGTGTCTACGGGCCAGATTCTTGTGGCTCCGGATGAGTACTGGGGTGTTGTCCGTGCTGCCCACGATCTTGCTCGGGATTTCGGCAGGGTCACGGGGATCAACTACACGGTCAGCAATGGCGAGGCTGGCGCGGCCCCGATTACGTACACGTAtaaccccatcaacaacaagaacaacaccTTT TTCTCTACCCTGGGCACAGCCAACTTCACCGGCCCAGACTTTTCTGACCCATCCCCGGCCGACACTGTCATTATTGCCGGCACTATCGGTCACTCGGCCATCATCGACGCCCTCATTGCCTCGGGGGCCGTCGACGTCTCCGAGACGGAGGGCAAGTGGGAAGCATTCACCAGCCAGGTGGTCGAGAACCCCATCCCAGGCATCGCCAAAGCCCTGGTCATCGCCGGCGCTGACCCCCGCGGCACCATCTACGGCATCTACGACGTCAGCGAGCAAATCGGCGTCAGCCCGTGGTACTTTTGGGCCGACACCCCGcccaagaagagcaagaacCTTTATGtcatcaagaacaagaaggtGCAGGGTTCCCCCACAGTCAAGTACCGCGGCTTTTTCCTCAACGATGAGCAGCCCGCTCTCACCAACTGGGTTGCTTCCCACTGGGAGGATACCCCTTACGGTCCTGGTTACGGCCCGGCGTTTTACGGCCTCATCTTTGAGGTCTTGCTCCGCAACAGGGCGAATTACCTGTGGCCTGCGCTTTGGGCGACGATGTTTATGGTTGATGACCCGGGGAACCAACCTCTGGCGGATGCGTTTGAGATTGTGCTTGGGACGAGCCATACCGAGCCGTTGATGAGGGCGCAGAATGAGTTTGGGAAATTTTACCCGTTGCCGTGGGCGTATAATGAGAATAATGAGACGATTGATGAGTATTTCCGGTATGGAGTTCAACGGGCGAAGCCTTATGCGAGGAACAGCTTGTGGACtgtggggatgagggggacgGGGGATACGCACattgaggggttgggggttgagCACATTGTCGAGATGTTGACCGTTTTGGTGGACAACCAGCGGAAGATTATGGCTGAGGGgctcgaggtggaggatgttaCTACTGTTCCTCAGGCGTGGTGTTTGTACAAGGAGGTCATGACGTATCTGTTtgcggggttggaggttcCGGAGGATATCACACTTTTGTGGGCGGATGATAACTGGGGGAATGTGAGGCGGTTGCCGCTGTTGAATGAGACGGAGCGGTCGGGGGGTGCGGGGGTTTATTATCACTTTGATTACGTGGGGGATACGAGGAGTTACAAGTGGATTAACACGAACCAGCTGAGCAAGACGACGGAGCAGATGCATttgtcggcggcgaggggggCGGATAGGATTTGGATTGTGAATGTGGGGGACATGAAGGCTTTGGAGGTGCCGATCAGTCACTACTTTGATCTGGCGTATGATTACAAGAGGTGGCATAAGGATAGCACGGAGGAGTGGGCGAGGTTGTTTGCTACGAGGGAGTATGGGCCGAAGCATGCGGTGCATATTGGGGATATTTTGGAGAGGTATGGGAtgttggcggggaggaggaagtttgAGTTGATCGAGCCGCATGTGTATTCGCAGATCAACTACGGGGAGGCGGATGCGGTGTTGTATCAGTGGGCGGAGCTGCACAAGGAGGCTCAGGCGATTTATGATGATCTGCCGGTTGAGCAGCAGCCGACGTTTTTCCAGACGATTCTTCACCCGATCATGGCGGGGGAGATCGTCAACAAGATTCAGATTGGGGGCGCGAGGAATATGTTTTACTCGGGCCAGAAGAGGAACGCGGCGAACAAGGTCATTTCGGAGGTTTTGTCTTGGTCTTCGGAAGATGCCAACCTGACGAGGAGATGGGACGCGCTGTTGGATGGAAAGTGGAAGCATTTCATGGACCAGACGCATCTCGGCTTTGATGGCTACTGGCAGCAGCCCATGAGGAACACCCTCCCTGCTATGGTCCACGTCCAAACCGACTTTGCTTCCCTCGCTGGCCACGTCGGTATCGGTGTCGAGGGCTCCAACGCCACCGTCCAGGGAGACGACAAGTACCACCCCAACTCGGCCAACCAGCTCTCCGTCCCAGTCATGGAACCTTATGGCCCCATCACCAGGTACTTTGACGTCTTCTCCCGCGGCACCCAAGACTGCGCCTGGACCGCCTCCCCCTGGCAACCGTGGGTCAAGCTCTCCCAGTACAACGGCACCGTCGGCCCCGACACGGCCGACACCAGGGTGTACATTACCATCGACTGGGCCCACCCCCAgatcaactcctccaccgtccccatcaacgtcaccaccccctgccGCGGCATGGACCGATACGGCTTCGGTCTCCCCCGCGTCAACGTCCCCGTCAAACTCCGCTCTCTCCCCTCCAACTTTACAGAGGGTTTCGTCGAGTCGGACGGCCACGTCTCGATCTCGGGCTCCCACTTCAAggccatcatcccccccaagGAAGAGTCGGAATGGAACCGCAATAACGTCACGTACGAGGTCTTCCCTCACTTTGGCCGAACTGGTTCAGGTGTGGGTATGGTGCCCCTCAACACGGAGAAACTTACTGTTGAGACCGCCCCGGCGTTGGAGTACGATGTTTACTTTTTCAGCAACCACTCGGCTGCTAATGTCACGCTTTACATCTCCCCGGCGCTGAACTATCTAGGTGATTACAACCCGCTTGAGTATGCCGTGGCGTTGTACCCTAAAGGGGGAGACGAAAAGGTGGTGAATGTGAGGCCTGTGGGGCCGACGGTGGGGACGGGGATGCCGGCTGGGTGGCAGAATGCGGTGGCGGATCAGGTTTGGGGTGCTAGGGGACGGTACACTACTAGTATTTTTGAGGtgccgagggagggggcgTATACGCTGAGGATCTGGGCGTTGAtgccgggggtggtggtgcagaaGGTTGTGATtgatgtgggaggggtgagggagagttATTTTGGGCCGCCGGAGAGCTTTTCGGTAGggagggatgaggttggggggtATAATGGGACGACGATTTTGAACGAGGTTGATACTattggggggtggaagggggacTCGAAGGGGGGGCATGGGCATTag
- the KIP3 gene encoding tubulin-dependent ATPase kip3 (COG:Z; BUSCO:EOG09260BRA; EggNog:ENOG503NUCK), whose translation MDPNASSIMVAVRVRPFTIREAAQLVRNDDSTVFLGDGSLAAAPTPKLHQRGLRSVIKVVDDRCLVFDPPEDNPVQKFSRSVVPRGKKVKDQVFAFDRVFDENATQADLYEGTTRGLLDSVLDGYNATVFAYGATGCGKTHTITGTPQSPGIIFLTMQELFEKIQDRSDEKHTEITLSYLEIYNETIRDLLVPGGSKQGLMLREDSNQAVSVPGLTSHRPNNVQEVMDMIVQGNEYRTVSPTAANAVSSRSHAVLQINIAQKDRNADINEPHTMATLSIIDLAGSERASATKNRGERLIEGANINKSLLALGSCINALCDPRKKNHVPYRNSKLTRLLKFSLGGNCKTVMIVCVSPSSEHFDETQNTLRYANRAKNIQTKVTRNVFNVNRHVKDFLVKIDEQMAMINELKAQQKDAEKIFFTKFQKQMDKRDGIVKEGIARLRAAYENAAQERQEKVNMMKKLKIFERRCGLLSAWIAAFDAVCDSRGDEDAMPSNLSAMRKTAHGVLVELESSRHHIRQKMERSNWERALDSALHHSLGQLPKGDGIADTSERDTLTREAESLKTAFVRDAYWEVLEQDKAGDVAVLQVLMTAQFEILSSLSETLNMSEEEAITHAKGIISRLLETGYSAASHVVKPDGSMMPVELFPPTKRGTPKRKKSLSVHNLKPIPAPLGLAALSTAQQQVLVSPMRASSPRRRKVGTARKGVSFTPVKKKNSVRWRDDETEDGTLADFEKTPQKFSSPAEASLIDTTEKSLPAPPPAPSYLNHPDSPPPKEAPAPVPAPTACESPNDDDSIMSLPDVSTLRVSKPSTNRFQAGFLSKSRTSQIGTSSPPPPTFTLNLTGSSDVEDKPSPLRSIPVSRAGNSLSPPQYRSVSPKLSNNSILSTLKENESPQPPQPQRLSPSGISRLPRASLGSGSDSESSTLDPLKIRSALHSHKRKERLSLMSGTASSNAKRVSTVGSVSGHRASLSCSGPATSAAASNGISRHRRGSAERRRSPPISCSPPGKGGELSFLSLNSAVASVGTNGRLTQGQARRMNMGGGGSLRNKDGPGHSPGSSRARQPGPAFPGIDGLPGIGDGKARRVTIQAFSGQAQDGGTRTGGGSLRSRPSMVWR comes from the exons ATGGATCCCAATGCCTCGTCTATTATGGTCGCAG TGCGAGTGCGACCTTTCACCATTCGAGAAGCTGCGCAACT AGTCAGGAACGACGATAGCACAGTATTTCTTGGCGATGGCTCCCTCGCTGCGGCTCCCACTCCCAAACTGCACCAACGTGGGCTCAGATCAGTGATCAAGGTCGTCGACGACAGATGCCT AGTTTTCGATCCGCCTGAGGACAACCCTGTCCAAAAGTTCTCCCGATCAGTCGTTCCCCGCGGAaagaaggtcaaggaccAAGTCTTTGCTTTCGACAGAGTATTCGACGAAAATGCGACGCAGGCCGACTTGTACGAAGGAACAACCAGGGGGTTGCTGGACAGCGTTCTGGACGGATACAATGCCACGGTATTTGCCTACGGCGCCACGGGCTGTGGCAAAACACACACCATCACGGGCACGCCTCAGTCGCCGGGTATCATCTTCTTGACAATGCAGGAGTTGTTCGAAAAGATTCAGGACCGCAGCGATGAGAAGCACACCGAGATCACCCTTTCTTACCTCGAAATCTACAACGAAACGATCCGCGATCTGTTGGTGCCGGGCGGGAGCAAGCAAGGGCTGATGTTGCGCGAGGATTCGAACCAGGCTGTTTCGGTGCCCGGTCTCACCAGCCACCGCCCGAACAACGTGCAGGAGGTTATGGATATGATAGTGCAGGGTAACGAGTATCGCACAGTATCGCCCACAGCGGCCAACGCCGTCTCGTCCCGATCCCACGCCGTGCTCCAAATCAACATCGCCCAGAAGGACCGCAATGCCGATATCAACGAACCACATACCATGGCTACTCTCAGCATCATCGATCTTGCCGGAAGTGAGCGCGCCAGTGCTACCAAGAACAGAGGAGAAAGACTGATCGAGGgtgccaacatcaacaagtcACTCCTTGCGCTCGGCAGCTGCATCAATGCGCTGTGCGATCCACGAAAGAAGAATCACGTTCCCTACCGCAACAGCAAGCTCACACGTCTCTTGAAGTTCTCTCTTGGTGGAAACTGCAAGACGGTCATGATTGTGTGTGTCAGCCCGTCGAGTGAGCACTTTGACGAGACCCAAAACACACTCCGATATGCCAATCGCGCAAAGAACATCCAGACCAAGGTCACCCGCAATGTCTTCAACGTCAACCGCCACGTCAAGGACTTTTTGGTCAAGATTGATGAGCAGATGGCCATGATTAATGAGTTGAAGGCGCAGCAAAAGGATGCCGAGAagatcttcttcaccaagtTTCAAAAGCAGATGGACAAGCGGGATGGGATTGTCAAGGAAGGAATTGCCAGGCTGCGTGCAGCATATGAAAATGCGGCGCAGGAGAGGCAGGAGAAGGTCAACATGATGAAGAAGCTCAAAATCTTTGAAAGAAGGTGCGGGCTCCTGTCAGCGTGGATTGCTGCTTTCGATGCTGTGTGCGATTCCAGGGGTGACGAGGATGCGATGCCGTCCAACTTGTCGGCTATGCGCAAGACGGCGCACGGGGTTCTGGTCGAGCTGGAAAGCAGCAGACATCATATCCGGCAAAAGATGGAAAGGTCAAACTGGGAGAGGGCGTTGGATTCGGCACTGCACCACAGTCTCGGGCAGCTACCAAAGGGCGACGGGATTGCTGACACGTCGGAGAGAGACACGTTGACACGGGAAGCCGAGTCACTAAAGACTGCATTTGTGCGGGACGCTTACTGGGAAGTATTGGAGCAGGACAAGGCCGGTGATGTGGCTGTGCTCCAGGTCCTGATGACGGCTCAGTTTGAGATTCTGTCGTCGCTGTCTGAGACGCTCAACATGAGTGAGGAAGAAGCCATTACTCACGCCAAGGGGATTATCAGCCGTCTCCTGGAAACCGGATACTCGGCAGCCTCCCACGTCGTCAAGCCGGACGGGTCCATGATGCCCGTCGAGCTGTTCCCTCCCACCAAGCGCGGGACCCCCAAGCGTAAGAAGTCGCTCAGCGTCCACAACCTCAAACCCATCCCGGCGCCCCTAGGTCTGGCCGCACTGTCGACAGCGCAACAGCAGGTACTTGTTTCTCCGATGAGAGCTTCATCCCCGAGACGCCGTAAGGTCGGCACCGCCAGGAAGGGTGTGTCTTTCACGCCTGTCAAAAAGAAGAACTCTGTCCGCTGGCGCGATGACGAGACGGAGGATGGAACCCTGGCTGACTTCGAGAAGACGCCCCAGAAGTTTTCTTCCCCGGCCGAGGCCTCCCTTATCGATACCACCGAAAAGTCCCTTCcggctcctcccccggctccCTCATACCTCAACCACCCGGAttcgccgccgcccaagGAAGCCCCAGCCCCGGTTCCCGCACCCACAGCCTGCGAATCTCCGAATGATGACGACTCAATCATGTCTCTGCCCGACGTATCGACCCTTCGTGTCAGCAAGCCCTCGACGAACCGATTCCAGGCTGGGTTCCTTTCCAAGTCCCGCACGTCACAGATTGGCaccagctcaccaccaccgcctacCTTTACGTTGAACTTGACCGGATCGAGCGATGTCGAGGATAAACCGTCGCCGCTGCGCAGCATTCCCGTAAGTAGAGCAGGCAACAGCTTGTCGCCTCCTCAATACCGAAGTGTGAGCCCCAAACTTTCCAATAATTCCATTCTTTCTACCCTGAAGGAGAATGAGTCTCCACAGCCGCCACAGCCCCAGCGCCTGTCGCCATCGGGCATTTCCAGGTTACCGAGAGCATCGCTCGGCTCGGGTTCCGACTCGGAGTCGTCCACCCTCGACCCGCTGAAGATCAGAAGTGCTCTGCACTCGCACAAGCGCAAGGAGCGCCTGTCTCTGATGTCTGGCACCGCCTCTTCGAACGCCAAGCGCGTGTCGACAGTGGGGTCAGTATCGGGACACCGGGCATCGCTGTCGTGCTCGGGGCCAGCCACATCGGCCGCCGCATCCAATGGCATCTCGCGCCATCGCCGCGGGAGCGCGGAGAGGAGAAGGTCGCCGCCTATCAGCTGCTCTCCCCCGGGTAAGGGAGGGGAATTGTCGTTTTTGAGCCTGAACAGCGCTGTTGCTTCGGTGGGGACGAACGGTAGGCTCACGCAGGGccaggcgaggaggatgaatatggggggtggtggcagttTGAGGAACAAGGATGGGCCGGGGCATAGTCCGGGAAGTTCGAGGGCTAGGCAGCCGGGGCCGGCGTTTCCGGGGATTGATGGACTGCCGGGGattggggatgggaaagcTAGAAGGGTTACCATTCAGGCTTTTTCGGGACAGGCTCAGGATGGGGGGACgaggacgggaggggggagtttgaggagtAGGCCTAGTATGGTTTGGCGGTAG
- a CDS encoding uncharacterized protein (COG:S; EggNog:ENOG503NZRQ): protein MGKKKRGHPDIEELLARPWCYYCERDFEDLKLLISHQKAKHFKCERCGKRLNTAGGLSVHMNQVHKENLTSVENALANRQGLDIEIFGMEGVPEDIIQQHNQRIIQNFYTAQAERQAATGNPPRGLSGGQGPTKKIKIETPEEIKKRLAEHRAKVAAQKEAIANGTPLPVVAPANGPSPSQVASPFPPPQPGFPYPAGAPAYPPVAYPPGAAPGAFGSLPARPPSGGPIPSALPQRPSYPYPGGVAPPGFPGASPVDESAANAGRAPGGDDIDQLIRMAEAGIKPAKNGDEQPAPTEKKKKGMRMVYDDTEVSPEEKMALLPRYRWVEEAAA, encoded by the exons atgggcaagaagaagcgcgGACACCCGGACATTGAAGAGCTCCTGGCCCGGCCGTGGTGCTACTACT GCGAGAGAGACTTTGAGGATCTGAAGCTCCTGATCTCCCATCAGAAAGCGAAGCACTTCAAATGTGAACGATGTGGCAAACGATTGAACACCGCCGGTG GTCTCTCTGTTCACATGAACCAAGTTCACAAGGAAAATCTGACCAGCGTCGAGAATGCTCTGGCTAACCGGCAAGGACTCGACATCGAGATCTTCGGCATGGAGGGCGTCCCTGAGGACATCATCCAGCAACATAACCAGCGCATCATCCAGAACTTCTACACAGCCCAGGCGGAGCGACAGGCTGCTACTGGAAATCCACCAAGGGGGCTGTCCGGTGGACAAGGTCCGaccaagaagatcaagatcgAGACTCccgaggagatcaagaagcgGTTGGCAGAGCATCGCGCAAAGGTTGCCGCTCAAAAGGAAGCGATCGCAAATggcacccccctcccagttGTTGCCCCAGCCAATGGCCCAAGTCCATCTCAGGTT GCTTCTCCTTTCCCTCCACCGCAGCCAGGTTTCCCATATCCTGCAGGAGCCCCAGCATACCCTCCTGTTGCTTACCCCCCCGGGGCAGCCCCTGGCGCTTTTGGCAGCCTCCCGGCGAGACCTCCAAGTGGTGGCCCGATCCCTTCGGCACTCCCGCAGAGACCTTCTTACCCGTACCCCGGTGGTGTGGCCCCTCCTGGCTTCCCAGGTGCTTCACCAGTCGACGAATCTGCGGCCAATGCCGGTAGAGCACCCGGTGGCGATGATATCGATCAGCTGATAAGGATGGCTGAGGCGGGCATCAAACCGGCCAAGAACGGAGACGAGCAGCCAGCCCCgacagagaagaagaagaaggggatgcGGATGGTGTACGATGACACCGAGGTCAGTcccgaggagaagatggcCTTGCTGCCAAGATATCggtgggttgaggaggcggcggcgtgA
- a CDS encoding uncharacterized protein (EggNog:ENOG503P3HS) encodes MATQMQSPLNQRVVAHSLPATQEAATRALSHMMGSADNWAMFKGHHTLNVRNLLHLQNQLDELARKHEQDDPNFDMNELDEVLYKYNRALVAYAKVSELLEPEEKNVASILRYSRARLSNHPAVWAFLSEAYQDLMHGGFSGMVALYVNPNGGALFSFANRIVGKFARLLSPRTDGVHIWSEATTNRITRAVLGMLSAGLLLVPIVIMSFVTDGYKPLIIIIVWTIAFSAITSLLTDAKYSEVLVAAATYAAVMVVFISGDGVQKQESA; translated from the exons ATGGCCACTCAGATGCAGTCCCCCCTGAATCAAAGGGTGGTAGCCCATTCTCTGCCAGCCACCCAAGAAGCAGCTACCAGAGCCCTTTCCCACATGATGGGATCAGCCGACAACTGGGCTATGTTCAAGGGACACCATACCCTCAACGTTCGCAACCTTTTGCATTTGCAGAACCAGCTGGATGAGTTGGCTCGAAAGCACGAACAAGACGACCCGAACTTTGACATGAATGAGTTGGACGAAGTCCTGTACAAATACA ACCGAGCTCTTGTTGCGTATGCAAAAGTTagtgagcttcttgagcctgaagaaaaaaatgtTGCAAGTATTCTTCGGTATAGCAGAGCCAGACTCAGCAATCACCCCGCGGTCTGGGCCTTTCTTTCTGAAGCATACCAAGACCTCATGCATGGAGGGTTCAGTGGCATGGTCGCCTTGTACGTGAACCCCAATGGCGGGGCCTTGTTCTCATTTGCCAACAGGATTGTGGGCAAATTCGCCAGG CTGCTGTCTCCAAGGACAGATGGAGTCCATATTTGGTCTGAAGCGACAACAAACAGGATAACAAGAGCAGTGTTAGGAATGCTTTCTGCCGGTCTCTTGCTTGTCCCCATAGTGATCATGTCCTTTGTTACGGATGGCTACAAACCACTGATTATTATTATCGTGTGGACGATTGCGTTTTCAGCCATAACATCCTTGCTCACTGACGCAAAATACAGCGAGGTTCTAGTAGCTGCGGCAAC ATATGCCGCTGTCATGGTTGTATTTATCAGTGGGGACGGGGTACAAAAGCAGGAATCAGCTTGA